From Patagioenas fasciata isolate bPatFas1 chromosome 15, bPatFas1.hap1, whole genome shotgun sequence, a single genomic window includes:
- the FBXL18 gene encoding LOW QUALITY PROTEIN: F-box/LRR-repeat protein 18 (The sequence of the model RefSeq protein was modified relative to this genomic sequence to represent the inferred CDS: deleted 2 bases in 1 codon), whose product MAAPLSRWRRTAAGASALPPAARRATLKMAARGGRRGGGGVASRGSRVMAAPEGPCGGRAGEEPGRDAAGLSGTRGRWRRWRQDRAAAAMFRCGEEVVSGESEEESNGVNLMEFSDEILLHILSYVPCTDLVLNVRRTCRKLAMLCLDKSLTHTVLLQKDYKVNKDKVKQLMRDIGKEIYQLNMAGCYWLPSSTIDHVTRCKNLVKLNLCGCHVTSLRLSKMLSTLQHLRSLAIDVNPGFDASQLSSECKATLSRVSELKQTLYTPSYGVVPCCTSLEKLLLYFEILDRSREGFMLSGQLMVGESNVPHYQNLRVFYARLAPGYVNQEVVRLYLAVLSDRTPENLHAFLISAPGSFAETGATKNLLDSMARNVRLDALQLPKAWINGSGLLQHLKFNNPFYFSFSRCTLSGGHLIQRVINGGKDLKSLTSLNLSGCVHCLAPESLFRKAEDDIDSSILESLVVSCCNLRHLNLSAAHHHSSESIGNHLCQLLSRLKHLLSLALPVCSITDVAANVEKPPTAPNFVPQTFGRKVRIGIQTYPRNLADQANQKIESSVFWALMGSLRFLETLEIIGSSFSSAMPRNEPAIRNSLPPCVRAQSVGDSEVAAISQLTYLQSLTLAQLPSILTGSGLVNIGLQCQHLRTLSLANLGMMGKVVYMSALMDMLKHCKCLRDLRLEQPYFCAGAQFFQALSHCSSLQRLCIVSRSGTLQSDAVMSFMANCLEVIMCHMFMGESLTVCKNLQQSIVRSFQADRPALNVVIFPLLHEDLTEVIRDVPMRHLDEITLFKSRVAEEPPNLWW is encoded by the exons ATGGCGGCGCCGCTCTCAAGATGGCGCCGAACAGCGGCTGGCGCCTCC GCCCTCCCTCCCGCCGCACGCAGGGCCACGCTCAAgatggcggcgcggggcggccgaagAGGCGGTGGGGGTGTGGCGAGCCGCGGAAGCCGGGTCATGGCAGCGCCGGAAGGACCgtgcggcggccgggccggcgaGGAGCCAGGCCGGGACGCGGCCGGTTTGAGCGGTACCCGGGGGAGGTGGCGGCGGTGGCGGCAGGACCGCGCGGCCGCTGCCATGTTCCGCTGTGGAGAG GAGGTCGTAAGTGGGGAGAGTGAGGAAGAAAGTAATGGTGTCAACTTGATGGAGTTCTCAGATGAGATCCTTTTGCACATCCTCAGCTACGTCCCTTGCACAGACCTTGTCCTGAACGTCAGGAGAACCTGCAGGAAACTCGCGATGCTTTGCCTTGACAAGAGTCTAACCCATACGGTTTTACTTCAGAAAGACTATAAG GTAAACAAAGACAAAGTGAAGCAACTGATGAGGGATATCGGAAAAGAGATTTACCAGCTGAACATGGCTGGGTGTTACTGGCTGCCCAGCTCCACTATCGATCACGTAACACGATGCAAGAACCTGGTCAAACTGAACTTGTGCGGGTGCCATGTCACCTCTCTCCGTCTCTCAAAGATGCTGTCCACGCTCCAGCACCTGCGCTCCCTGGCGATAGACGTCAATCCGGGTTTCGACGCCAGTCAGCTAAGCAGTGAGTGTAAAGCCACTCTTAGCCGCGTCTCGGAATTGAAGCAAACCCTTTACACACCGTCATATGGTGTCGTTCCCTGCTGCACTAGCCTTGAGAAACTGCTGCTTTATTTTGAGATCCTTGATCGCTCACGAGAAGGTTTTATGCTCTCTGGGCAGCTAATGGTAGGTGAGAGCAATGTGCCCCATTACCAGAACCTCCGCGTCTTCTATGCCAGGCTGGCTCCTGGCTACGTTAACCAGGAGGTGGTGAGGCTGTACTTGGCAGTGCTGAGTGATCGGACACCCGAGAACCTTCACGCCTTCCTTATTTCTGCCCCTGGTAGCTTTGCAGAGACGGGAGCCACTAAAAACCTCCTGGACTCTATGGCTCGAAATGTACGTCTGGATGCTTTACAATTACCCAAAGCCTGGATTAATGGCTCTGGGCTCCTGCAACACTTGAAGTTCAACAACCCCTTCTACTTCAGCTTTAGCAGATGCACCTTATCTGGTGGTCACCTGATCCAGAGGGTTATTAATGGTGGGAAGGATCTTAAAAGTTTGACCAGTTTGAATCTCAGCGGCTGCGTTCACTGCCTGGCTCCAGAGTCCTTGTTTCGGAAAGCGGAAGATGACATTGACAGCAGCATTCTGGAAAGCCTGGTAGTGTCCTGCTGCAATCTGAGACACCTCAACCTCTCTGCAGCTCACCATCACAGCTCAGAAAGCATAGGGAATCACTTGTGTCAGCTTCTGTCCAGGTTAAAGCACCTGCTCTCGTTAGCACTACCAGTTTGCTCCATCACAGATGTTGCTGCAAATGTGGAAAAGCCTCCCACAGCACCTAATTTCGTACCCCAAACGTTTGGAAGGAAAGTTCGGATTGGGATACAGACATATCCAAGGAACTTAGCGgaccaggcaaatcagaagaTTGAGTCTTCAGTTTTCTGGGCTCTGATGGGAAGCCTCCGATTTTTGGAAACTTTGGAAATAATCGGGTCCAGTTTTTCCTCTGCCATGCCCCGCAACGAGCCAGCGATTCGGAACTCGTTGCCTCCTTGTGTCCGGGCACAAAGTGTGGGGGACTCAGAGGTGGCTGCCATTAGCCAGTTGACTTACTTACAGAGCCTCACCTTAGCACAACTGCCCAGTATTCTTACTGGCTCTGGGCTTGTTAACATTGGATTGCAGTGCCAGCATTTGCGGACTCTTTCGCTGGCCAACCTGGGCATGATGGGGAAAGTGGTCTATATGTCAGCTCTCATGGACATGCTGAAGCACTGCAAGTGTTTGAGAGATCTCAG GCTGGAACAGCCGTACTTCTGTGCGGGCGCCCAGTTCTTCCAGGCACTGAGTCACTGCTCCTCTCTCCAGCGGCTTTGCATCGTCTCCCGGAGCGGGACTCTGCAGTCTGACGCAGTGATGTCATTCATGGCCAACTGCCTTGAGGTCATCATGTGCCACATGTTTATGGGCGAATCTCTTACCGTTTGCAAAAATCTCCAGCAATCTATTGTCCGGAG